A stretch of the Pseudalkalibacillus hwajinpoensis genome encodes the following:
- a CDS encoding CBO0543 family protein yields MYLLFVMVVWVFFAYKFIDWSQWRKQYATILFFIVINLTYNFLYFNHTLWAFRGVTAEWINHSIINMAFTFFICPVGLIIYLQRFPKKRINQFSYIAIWAGFYTVLETIFAYKGLYVYDNGWNGWLNIPLNIILFVMIYLHYRSPVKALIISIPIAILFYLFFPVPLASLK; encoded by the coding sequence ATGTATTTATTATTCGTGATGGTCGTTTGGGTCTTTTTTGCTTATAAATTTATCGACTGGTCACAGTGGAGAAAGCAGTATGCTACCATTCTCTTTTTCATAGTGATCAATCTTACATATAACTTCCTCTATTTTAATCACACACTGTGGGCGTTCAGAGGAGTTACGGCAGAATGGATCAATCATTCGATCATTAACATGGCCTTCACTTTTTTTATCTGTCCCGTTGGTCTTATCATCTACCTGCAGCGCTTTCCAAAGAAAAGGATCAATCAATTCAGTTACATCGCTATATGGGCAGGATTCTACACGGTGCTTGAGACGATCTTCGCCTATAAAGGATTGTACGTCTATGATAACGGCTGGAACGGTTGGTTAAACATTCCCTTAAATATCATCTTGTTCGTGATGATTTATCTCCATTATCGCAGTCCGGTGAAAGCACTCATCATCTCCATCCCCATCGCCATCCTTTTCTATTTATTCTTCCCCGTCCCATTGGCCAGTCTAAAATAA
- a CDS encoding DUF1433 domain-containing protein has translation MLRRLFLVFPILFVLGGCSWGSSQETYDEETIAKAESSTLNYIKSNFKKIQSVEITNVYQNEMGGMTVEGSVNNGEGTFSAGIENDFSVGSVGVSETFPDRKEDCMERTCTYEH, from the coding sequence TTGTTAAGACGACTTTTTTTGGTGTTTCCTATTTTATTTGTCCTTGGTGGGTGTAGTTGGGGATCTTCACAAGAAACGTATGATGAAGAAACCATCGCTAAAGCGGAGTCTTCCACACTAAATTACATCAAGAGTAACTTTAAAAAAATCCAATCTGTTGAAATCACAAACGTCTACCAAAATGAAATGGGCGGCATGACGGTAGAGGGATCGGTGAATAACGGTGAGGGCACTTTTTCTGCAGGGATTGAAAATGATTTTTCGGTTGGAAGTGTTGGGGTAAGCGAGACATTTCCGGATCGAAAAGAGGACTGTATGGAGCGCACATGTACATATGAGCACTGA
- a CDS encoding DUF1433 domain-containing protein: MKNQIILLGTLLLLVAGCSDDYDDGTKTKARKSVESFLMNNYEDIKSVEFTNVYQSEMGGLNVDGTINGGEAEFSAGIENDFSVGSIGLGEGFPEIKKACLVETCDY, translated from the coding sequence ATGAAAAACCAAATCATTTTGCTTGGCACACTCCTTCTCCTTGTAGCAGGCTGTAGTGACGATTATGATGATGGAACAAAAACAAAAGCTAGAAAATCTGTTGAAAGCTTCCTTATGAACAATTACGAGGATATCAAGTCAGTTGAATTCACTAATGTTTATCAAAGTGAAATGGGTGGATTGAACGTGGATGGTACGATTAATGGTGGAGAAGCTGAATTTTCCGCTGGGATCGAAAACGATTTTTCAGTGGGAAGTATCGGGTTAGGTGAGGGGTTTCCCGAAATTAAGAAGGCGTGCCTGGTTGAAACGTGCGATTACTGA
- a CDS encoding glycerate kinase, with translation MKIVIAPDSFKESLSALDVCQAVEAGLQKAFPQATYIHLPIGDGGEGTVQSVVDATNGSIIPIKVKGPLGTNVDAFYGLTGEGKTAIIEMAAASGLHLVPRDERNPLITSTYGTGQLIKNALDQGVERIVLGLGGSATNDGGAGMVQALGAKLVDQNNEELSPGGQALSELASIDVSNLDPRLKTVQIEAACDVTNPLTGSSGASAIFGPQKGANPAMADELDRSLAHYAKVIEKDLGKAVTHISGAGAAGGLGAGIVAFLKGELRSGINLVLDVIQFEDCISGADLLLTGEGRIDSQTVHGKAPVGVAKRGKALNAALPVIAIAGSLGDGYETVFDHGIDAVFSVMNGVMTLEEALENGAVNMEKTLENIGRLVKVSRMIEM, from the coding sequence TTGAAAATCGTCATCGCACCCGATTCATTTAAAGAAAGTTTATCAGCACTAGACGTTTGTCAGGCGGTGGAAGCGGGTTTACAGAAAGCATTTCCGCAAGCGACCTATATACACCTTCCAATCGGAGACGGCGGGGAAGGGACCGTTCAATCAGTAGTGGATGCGACAAATGGCTCAATCATTCCCATTAAGGTAAAAGGTCCGCTTGGCACTAATGTTGATGCTTTCTACGGTTTAACTGGAGAAGGAAAGACCGCGATAATCGAAATGGCCGCCGCTTCTGGACTGCATCTGGTGCCACGTGATGAACGTAACCCACTGATCACCTCAACGTACGGAACCGGTCAGCTCATAAAAAATGCGCTAGACCAAGGTGTGGAGCGTATCGTTCTCGGTCTCGGAGGATCGGCAACAAACGACGGGGGAGCAGGGATGGTGCAGGCACTAGGCGCGAAACTAGTTGATCAAAATAACGAAGAGCTCTCTCCAGGCGGACAAGCGCTCAGTGAGCTCGCATCGATTGATGTCTCTAATTTGGATCCGCGATTAAAGACCGTTCAAATCGAAGCGGCGTGCGATGTGACGAATCCTTTAACAGGATCATCAGGAGCATCAGCCATATTTGGTCCGCAAAAAGGCGCAAACCCAGCAATGGCTGACGAACTTGATCGCAGCCTTGCGCATTATGCTAAAGTCATCGAAAAGGACCTTGGAAAAGCAGTGACGCACATAAGCGGCGCCGGAGCTGCAGGAGGTCTCGGCGCGGGGATTGTGGCATTTCTAAAAGGAGAGCTCCGGAGCGGGATTAATCTTGTTCTCGATGTGATTCAGTTTGAAGACTGTATCAGTGGAGCGGACCTTCTCCTAACAGGTGAAGGCCGGATCGATTCGCAAACGGTTCACGGAAAAGCCCCGGTCGGTGTTGCAAAGCGAGGGAAAGCTTTGAACGCTGCTCTTCCGGTCATCGCGATCGCTGGCAGTTTGGGTGATGGCTATGAAACTGTTTTTGATCATGGCATTGATGCTGTCTTCAGCGTGATGAATGGTGTGATGACGTTAGAAGAGGCGTTGGAAAATGGTGCTGTGAATATGGAGAAAACGCTTGAGAATATCGGGCGTTTGGTGAAGGTTAGTCGGATGATAGAGATGTAA
- a CDS encoding DUF1433 domain-containing protein: protein MKSVYIGLISLLVLLSGCSVNSTDDETLEKAKEKAESYLKNNYQNVSEVTFVDDPNNPMDGITVEGTVNGEAEFTIAMDERFEIAGVSRGKNFPEKKDACKEQICAY from the coding sequence TTGAAAAGCGTCTACATCGGTCTTATCTCATTATTAGTCCTCCTATCAGGCTGTAGCGTGAACTCTACTGATGATGAAACATTAGAAAAGGCAAAAGAGAAAGCGGAAAGTTATTTGAAAAATAATTACCAAAATGTAAGTGAAGTCACGTTTGTTGATGATCCCAACAATCCAATGGATGGCATAACCGTTGAAGGTACAGTAAATGGAGAAGCGGAATTTACAATTGCGATGGATGAACGGTTTGAAATTGCTGGAGTTAGTCGAGGAAAGAATTTTCCGGAGAAGAAAGATGCTTGTAAAGAGCAGATATGTGCATATTAA
- a CDS encoding ABC transporter permease — translation MNRFLTLLHKEILELIRNGKWIWLPVVLMIIGISQPLTSYYMPQILDMAGNLPEGASITIPTPTGEEVLSGALSQYGTIGTLLFVLATMNVIAQERQNGSITLVMVRPVNEWQYLGSKTVAQLALLLFSLLLSYCLTWYYTNLLFTSVDWKLMMSSLVIYSFWVLFVVAVTIFVGTILQHNGGIAGVSILFLSLISLLTSLLPKFMEWSPGNIRGEAMKVLVEQQWTESAWTVIGSTTTLSFLLFVSGVMVLKRYRHY, via the coding sequence ATGAATCGGTTTCTAACGCTATTACACAAAGAAATTCTCGAGCTAATACGGAATGGCAAATGGATTTGGCTTCCGGTCGTACTGATGATCATCGGGATCTCGCAACCTCTGACAAGTTACTATATGCCACAAATTCTCGATATGGCTGGTAACCTACCAGAAGGAGCTAGTATCACGATCCCCACACCTACGGGTGAAGAAGTATTGAGCGGCGCCCTGTCTCAATATGGCACGATCGGTACCCTACTTTTCGTTCTCGCAACCATGAATGTGATCGCTCAGGAGCGGCAAAACGGTTCCATTACGCTTGTTATGGTGCGTCCCGTTAACGAGTGGCAATACTTAGGCAGTAAGACTGTGGCTCAGCTTGCCCTCTTGCTTTTCTCACTTCTATTAAGCTACTGCCTCACATGGTATTATACGAATTTATTATTTACTTCAGTAGACTGGAAGCTCATGATGAGTAGCCTCGTCATTTACTCCTTTTGGGTTCTCTTTGTCGTCGCCGTTACCATTTTTGTCGGAACAATTCTCCAGCACAATGGCGGAATAGCCGGCGTTAGTATTCTCTTCCTCTCGTTGATCAGCCTGCTAACGTCACTACTTCCGAAATTCATGGAATGGAGTCCAGGAAACATACGAGGAGAAGCGATGAAGGTTTTAGTCGAGCAGCAGTGGACCGAGTCAGCCTGGACTGTCATCGGTAGCACGACAACCTTATCATTCTTATTGTTCGTTTCAGGCGTTATGGTGTTGAAGAGGTATAGGCATTATTAA
- a CDS encoding PLD nuclease N-terminal domain-containing protein: MDILNDINWALVAPLLILQAILTISALVSCIKQKETNGPKWMWILLILFVNLFGAILYFVIGRKNS, encoded by the coding sequence ATGGACATCTTGAACGACATAAACTGGGCGTTAGTGGCGCCATTGCTGATCTTGCAAGCGATCTTAACCATTTCAGCGCTTGTGAGCTGCATCAAGCAAAAGGAAACAAACGGACCAAAATGGATGTGGATCCTTCTTATTCTCTTTGTGAATCTCTTTGGGGCCATTCTTTACTTTGTGATCGGACGTAAAAACAGTTAG
- a CDS encoding ABC transporter ATP-binding protein translates to MLVNIDNLLKQFKGKKAVSNLSFTIQEGSCMALLGPNGAGKTTTLQMLARMLTPDSGSIQFNGYPNKDYRPLIGFLPQHPSFFNWMTAKEFLSFAGKLSSIPKAELHDRVVEVLAFVSLEEAMTTKIGGFSGGMKQRLGLAQALLHKPKLLILDEPVSALDPKGRRDFLQLIEVLKQNMTILFSTHILHDAQQICDEVLILQDGCLKWKGSLPSLRKEFDLLPIKLQTEEPMNGIIEQLEIIEAYEYIDPKTVKVRLHAHVHPNELLQELIKQNKAVTHFEMMHDSLEDAYMKVVRQ, encoded by the coding sequence ATGCTTGTTAACATCGACAATCTATTGAAACAGTTTAAAGGTAAAAAAGCTGTCTCGAATCTCTCCTTCACCATTCAAGAGGGAAGTTGCATGGCCCTATTAGGTCCTAATGGAGCGGGTAAAACAACGACGCTGCAAATGTTAGCTCGAATGCTTACACCTGACTCAGGATCCATTCAATTTAACGGATATCCGAACAAAGACTATCGGCCATTGATTGGCTTCTTACCTCAGCATCCATCCTTTTTTAATTGGATGACAGCCAAAGAATTTCTTTCTTTCGCCGGTAAGCTATCGTCGATACCAAAGGCAGAGCTTCATGATCGCGTAGTGGAGGTGCTAGCGTTCGTCAGCTTAGAAGAGGCGATGACTACAAAAATCGGTGGCTTCTCAGGTGGGATGAAACAGCGCCTCGGATTAGCGCAGGCCTTGCTTCACAAACCGAAGCTTCTCATTCTAGACGAACCGGTATCTGCGCTCGATCCAAAAGGAAGACGAGACTTTTTACAACTGATAGAAGTACTGAAACAGAACATGACGATTTTATTTTCGACTCATATCTTGCACGATGCCCAGCAAATTTGCGATGAAGTTCTTATTCTGCAAGATGGCTGCTTAAAATGGAAAGGATCATTACCTTCTTTGCGTAAAGAATTTGATTTATTGCCAATTAAATTACAAACCGAAGAACCGATGAACGGAATCATCGAACAGCTTGAAATCATCGAAGCTTATGAATACATTGATCCTAAAACTGTGAAAGTAAGACTTCATGCACATGTCCACCCAAATGAGCTGTTACAGGAGCTCATTAAGCAGAATAAAGCAGTCACTCATTTTGAAATGATGCATGATTCATTAGAAGATGCTTATATGAAGGTTGTGAGACAATGA
- a CDS encoding DUF1433 domain-containing protein — MNSQSENYDDETKRKAKESVESFLVNNYENINSVEFTNVYQSEMGSLNVDGTINNGESDFSAGIENDFSIGSIGLGEGFPEIKEECREETCDY, encoded by the coding sequence GTGAACTCACAAAGTGAAAACTATGATGATGAGACTAAGAGAAAAGCAAAAGAATCTGTAGAAAGTTTCTTGGTTAACAACTATGAGAATATTAACTCTGTAGAATTCACCAATGTATATCAAAGTGAAATGGGCAGTCTAAATGTAGACGGTACAATTAACAATGGAGAATCTGACTTTTCAGCTGGAATAGAAAATGATTTTTCGATAGGTAGTATCGGATTAGGGGAAGGGTTTCCTGAGATTAAAGAAGAGTGCAGAGAAGAAACTTGTGATTATTAA
- a CDS encoding MotA/TolQ/ExbB proton channel family protein, whose translation MYQVFESFFKFIQNLGVEGFTGYYLAFQFILFLGMIAFTAIKIAKEIRIMRRLKPKLEGINPSTIDREKASNVDQELQDAFTILPKSKYKQQWDRYFRRSSQKGEDERIRVEPFFSFDVLMHHLGYRSILESGAGTSVSLGVLGTFIGLSVGLADLNVGDTDALRTGIDGLLSGMKVAFYTSVFGVLLSLLWTFYDKGISSRLESHIDWHAEKLDFLLNTDDEELFLNRLEKISRNQADHLKTLLTDALEKVMHPVMNQMQSSNGQVTDAFNNLSEQFSGFQSGIENQTKLLETQFQYTQQNSNDMTNHLVDQITGGTEQSINQFSTLISETQQMQQEMMGTINKVVHNIAESEERQASTSQQTERMLSQFHSMTEELESMRSSYKDTSSFMNELGDTISSVQKLSEQQLPIQQDVMRSNQQLAEKYETISAGFESFNENIEGRHNELLNEVVSFTSKMSTTYRDMTEKFNESLSTQIKTISESESLLQNVREIVSTLVPLAPELRGVMTNLDDLRAKLSETQQIQSQLLPEMIDLRKDTNTTITSALADTRMYMEKMEDQISSLQTHWSVTESSFKDTRDILDTSVKGFSENVDNGLSKTFHHLDETMTKAVNTVSNMINQYSDLQQELVEGLEDLSEQINQTNRKVTS comes from the coding sequence TTGTATCAGGTTTTTGAGAGCTTTTTTAAATTTATTCAAAATTTAGGTGTGGAAGGATTCACGGGATACTATCTCGCATTCCAGTTTATCCTTTTCCTAGGGATGATTGCTTTTACTGCAATAAAGATAGCGAAAGAAATAAGGATTATGCGACGTTTAAAACCAAAGCTCGAAGGCATTAACCCATCCACTATAGATCGAGAGAAAGCATCAAACGTTGATCAGGAACTACAGGACGCATTTACGATTTTACCTAAATCGAAGTATAAACAACAATGGGATCGTTATTTTAGGCGTTCCTCACAAAAAGGCGAGGATGAAAGAATCCGGGTAGAACCGTTCTTTAGTTTTGATGTCCTCATGCATCATCTCGGTTACCGTTCCATTTTAGAAAGTGGGGCTGGAACAAGCGTTAGTCTTGGAGTCCTTGGAACATTTATCGGTTTATCTGTTGGGTTGGCTGATTTAAATGTTGGAGATACTGATGCACTGCGTACAGGAATAGATGGCTTGTTATCAGGGATGAAAGTGGCTTTTTATACCTCTGTATTTGGTGTGCTCTTATCACTTCTATGGACGTTTTATGATAAAGGAATTAGTAGTCGTCTTGAAAGTCACATCGACTGGCATGCGGAAAAGCTAGATTTCCTTCTCAACACAGATGATGAAGAACTTTTCCTAAACCGGTTAGAGAAGATTTCACGTAACCAGGCGGATCATCTGAAAACACTTTTAACAGATGCGCTAGAAAAAGTAATGCATCCTGTAATGAATCAAATGCAATCTTCAAATGGACAGGTGACAGACGCATTTAATAATCTTTCAGAGCAATTTAGTGGTTTTCAGTCTGGTATAGAAAATCAAACAAAACTATTAGAAACACAGTTCCAATACACACAACAAAACAGTAATGATATGACTAACCATCTAGTAGACCAAATTACAGGTGGAACAGAGCAGTCGATCAATCAGTTCAGTACGCTCATAAGTGAGACACAACAGATGCAGCAGGAAATGATGGGGACCATCAATAAAGTGGTACATAACATAGCTGAATCAGAGGAAAGGCAAGCAAGCACCTCACAACAAACAGAGCGGATGCTGAGTCAATTTCATAGCATGACCGAAGAACTGGAATCAATGCGTAGTAGCTATAAAGACACTTCTTCATTTATGAATGAATTAGGAGATACGATTAGTAGTGTTCAAAAGTTATCAGAGCAACAGCTTCCAATTCAACAGGATGTGATGAGAAGTAATCAGCAGCTTGCGGAAAAGTATGAAACCATTTCAGCTGGCTTTGAATCGTTCAACGAAAATATAGAAGGGCGTCACAATGAACTTCTTAATGAAGTAGTTTCCTTCACGTCCAAAATGTCGACTACTTATCGGGATATGACCGAGAAGTTCAATGAATCACTTTCAACCCAAATTAAAACGATCAGTGAATCGGAATCTCTTCTCCAAAATGTAAGAGAAATCGTCTCTACGCTTGTTCCACTTGCTCCTGAACTTAGAGGTGTTATGACAAATCTAGATGACCTTCGTGCAAAACTGAGTGAAACACAGCAAATACAGTCGCAACTTCTACCTGAAATGATTGATTTACGGAAAGATACGAATACGACAATTACTTCAGCACTAGCAGATACAAGAATGTACATGGAAAAGATGGAAGATCAAATTAGCTCCTTGCAAACTCATTGGAGTGTAACGGAAAGTAGTTTCAAAGATACGCGCGATATCCTTGATACATCTGTAAAAGGCTTTAGTGAAAATGTCGATAATGGTTTGAGTAAAACATTCCACCATCTTGATGAAACGATGACGAAAGCAGTCAATACGGTTAGCAATATGATTAATCAGTACAGTGACCTACAACAGGAGTTAGTAGAAGGACTTGAAGATCTTAGTGAACAAATCAATCAAACGAATCGTAAAGTGACTAGCTAA
- a CDS encoding YxlC family protein: protein MNDKEEEKIVQHLKQDWQYIDDLGKGSLSQLDMEKQLVLFQQKKKKAFYIESTLFLLTAIVILTVVIVSLFEAPLFFLYFQIVATLIAPFAVYFTYKKVNKKGMFDYDKS from the coding sequence GTGAATGACAAGGAAGAAGAAAAGATTGTGCAACACCTCAAGCAGGATTGGCAGTATATCGATGATCTTGGAAAAGGTTCACTTTCTCAGCTTGATATGGAGAAGCAACTAGTCCTGTTTCAACAAAAAAAGAAAAAAGCGTTTTACATCGAAAGTACGCTCTTCTTGTTAACAGCGATCGTGATTTTAACCGTGGTTATCGTAAGTCTTTTTGAAGCTCCACTTTTCTTTCTATACTTCCAGATCGTTGCAACTCTGATTGCTCCTTTTGCTGTCTATTTCACTTATAAGAAAGTGAATAAGAAAGGAATGTTTGATTATGACAAATCTTGA
- a CDS encoding DUF1433 domain-containing protein, which translates to MKRTIGIFLLIFLLGCNAISSSETLDKQTIEKARESVESYLRHNYEDVEIMTFSDDTSDPMEGLMINGTVNGAEFSASVDSETFKVKSVGETEGFPDVKEECRDTVCDYE; encoded by the coding sequence TTGAAACGTACTATTGGCATCTTCCTTTTAATCTTTTTATTAGGATGTAACGCCATATCTTCATCAGAAACGCTTGATAAACAAACGATTGAAAAAGCAAGAGAGAGCGTAGAAAGCTATTTGCGCCATAATTATGAAGACGTAGAAATAATGACGTTCAGCGATGATACGAGTGATCCGATGGAAGGTTTAATGATAAACGGAACGGTCAATGGCGCTGAATTTTCAGCGAGCGTCGATTCGGAAACGTTCAAGGTGAAAAGCGTTGGTGAGACGGAAGGATTTCCTGACGTAAAAGAAGAATGTCGGGATACCGTTTGTGATTATGAATAA
- a CDS encoding YqiA/YcfP family alpha/beta fold hydrolase: MINDKTASNISVRTYDEVKTEIRVKLVDNKFEIWKKIDTIENKETGLLGYVLRNSNTDEIVISFRGTEMPKSVTTKVETKYFGSPSQDAMLATGEASIENGNLVYEKNTISKAEFAESNKDINEDIEGIVLGNSNYTKKRYGTTAYLGTPSQDASLASGRAELNSKAGTISYVHKNQFTEAEEKVDHYVEKYGAKNITFVGHSLGGGLAQYFAVNHDSNAVTFAAADIYSLLTPEQQQNAINGEYKDNVISYTYPDDVVGTYYEKSVGSVYYMNDPEQAGMPGVAMHGIKNYLDSSLYGDEGYFVPQVLFDEKLQSQLNLSPLALKNSGVSDFHIQIQEALMEMYVQEMKQSEEQIEATKQALLEFLDVYMNTMRDMKSKYISSVGSGQFDKLNASDVESYFHEFTKAPVDGVPMLFDIQMFDSLMASLGDTHQDTADIAYNMERMSQDLMRADQYLAQWLRYES, translated from the coding sequence ATGATTAATGACAAAACTGCAAGTAACATTTCTGTAAGAACATACGATGAAGTTAAGACTGAAATTCGAGTAAAACTAGTTGATAATAAATTTGAAATTTGGAAAAAAATCGATACTATCGAAAATAAAGAAACTGGCTTATTGGGATATGTACTAAGAAATTCTAATACTGATGAAATTGTCATCAGTTTTCGCGGTACAGAAATGCCAAAATCAGTCACTACTAAAGTCGAAACAAAGTATTTCGGTTCTCCTTCCCAAGACGCGATGTTAGCGACCGGTGAAGCAAGTATCGAAAATGGAAATCTCGTATATGAGAAAAATACGATCAGTAAAGCTGAATTTGCTGAATCAAATAAAGATATCAACGAAGACATAGAAGGCATCGTTTTAGGCAATTCCAATTATACCAAAAAGAGGTATGGGACAACAGCCTATTTAGGAACCCCTTCTCAGGATGCGAGTCTAGCAAGTGGTCGAGCTGAACTAAATTCAAAGGCTGGCACGATTTCATATGTACATAAAAATCAATTTACTGAAGCGGAAGAAAAAGTGGATCACTATGTGGAGAAGTATGGAGCAAAAAATATTACTTTTGTCGGTCATTCACTTGGTGGGGGATTAGCGCAGTATTTTGCGGTCAATCACGATTCGAATGCCGTCACATTTGCTGCTGCAGATATTTATTCACTATTAACCCCTGAGCAACAGCAAAATGCCATTAATGGGGAGTATAAAGATAATGTCATCAGCTATACCTATCCAGATGATGTAGTTGGCACTTATTATGAGAAATCTGTTGGCTCCGTTTATTATATGAATGATCCAGAACAAGCGGGTATGCCAGGGGTAGCCATGCACGGGATTAAAAATTACTTAGATTCTAGTTTGTATGGCGACGAAGGTTACTTTGTCCCACAAGTGCTCTTCGACGAAAAACTTCAAAGTCAACTCAATCTATCCCCACTCGCACTGAAAAACAGCGGTGTCTCTGACTTCCATATCCAAATCCAAGAAGCCTTAATGGAAATGTACGTGCAAGAAATGAAGCAGAGTGAGGAGCAAATTGAAGCAACGAAACAGGCGCTGCTCGAATTCCTTGATGTGTACATGAACACGATGCGCGACATGAAAAGCAAATACATCAGTTCGGTAGGAAGCGGGCAATTTGATAAGTTAAATGCATCAGACGTGGAGAGTTACTTTCATGAGTTTACGAAAGCGCCAGTTGACGGTGTACCGATGTTATTTGATATCCAGATGTTCGATAGCTTAATGGCATCACTGGGTGATACGCATCAGGATACAGCGGATATCGCTTATAACATGGAACGAATGAGTCAAGATTTGATGCGAGCCGATCAATATCTCGCACAGTGGCTCCGTTACGAATCTTAA
- a CDS encoding transcriptional regulator: MTNLELYVFIPILILLLLTQSMLLFVDAKKKGSYPWLWGIWGLIQLPMPTLFYLLFVVWPYKRRLKGKR, encoded by the coding sequence ATGACAAATCTTGAGCTCTACGTCTTTATTCCCATTCTTATTCTCTTATTACTCACGCAAAGCATGCTTCTCTTTGTAGATGCAAAGAAAAAAGGAAGTTACCCGTGGCTATGGGGGATCTGGGGATTGATTCAATTACCGATGCCGACGTTATTTTACTTGCTGTTCGTCGTATGGCCATATAAACGAAGGTTAAAGGGGAAGAGGTGA
- a CDS encoding DUF1433 domain-containing protein, with amino-acid sequence MVPFYKRLFLFLTLSILLGACGFFSQGNDYDKETIDKAKKSVERFIAHNYEDIGSVEITSSYESEMGGLTIEGTINDGEAEFTAGVRSDFSIGHLAPGEDFPNMKEACKEQICE; translated from the coding sequence GTGGTTCCCTTTTATAAACGATTATTTTTATTCCTTACCCTCTCCATTCTATTAGGGGCTTGCGGTTTTTTCTCACAGGGAAACGACTATGATAAGGAAACAATCGATAAGGCAAAGAAATCGGTTGAACGTTTTATTGCTCATAACTATGAAGATATCGGATCCGTTGAGATAACCAGTTCCTATGAAAGTGAAATGGGTGGTTTAACGATTGAGGGAACGATTAATGACGGGGAGGCTGAATTTACAGCTGGGGTTCGAAGTGATTTTTCAATTGGGCATTTAGCTCCAGGAGAGGATTTCCCTAATATGAAAGAAGCGTGTAAAGAACAGATTTGTGAGTGA
- a CDS encoding DUF1433 domain-containing protein, translated as MKRIVLFLSFTILIGCGVEQDPEQIDKAEASVERYLKANFQNVESVEFNNSPSAPMGGLVLEGTVNGKATFNIGVNEDYTVGGIGKGKGFPERKEACLEHSCDYGQLEE; from the coding sequence ATGAAAAGAATTGTCTTATTCCTATCGTTTACGATCCTAATCGGTTGTGGTGTGGAGCAAGATCCAGAACAAATCGACAAAGCGGAAGCGAGCGTGGAGCGCTATCTGAAGGCTAACTTTCAAAACGTTGAAAGCGTAGAATTTAACAACTCCCCTTCTGCTCCAATGGGGGGCCTCGTTCTAGAAGGAACGGTCAATGGAAAGGCCACATTTAATATTGGGGTAAATGAAGATTACACGGTCGGAGGGATCGGGAAGGGCAAGGGATTTCCCGAGCGGAAAGAAGCGTGCCTGGAGCACTCGTGTGACTATGGACAGCTGGAAGAATAG